The DNA region AACCCCATGCCCTCTCTCACTTCCTGGCCAGAGAACTTGGGGTTCTAACCTCCAGTGGTGTCAGCACACAGAAGGTGGGCACTGACTTCAGGCTCAGGGAATCCCTCTGattctcttccagtttctggctTCCAGGTGCCAGCAACTCCATCCAGTACAAATGGCTGGGACGTCTGTCTGAATGCCCAGCGCAGCCTCTTGGACAAAGATAAAGCCAGCTCGGCACCCCTGGCAGGCACATGGAAGTTGAGTGCCACGTGTAGCCATCTCCGTCTGAACGTCCATTCCAAGGGCACCTTGACTTTCTGTGCTCTCTCAAGGAGGTCACGTGGTGGGATCAAAAGGACAGCTGGCCTGGCTTGGGTTCAAATGGAGGCTCAGCCAGTCatcagctgggtgaccttgaccACAAGCCTTCGCTTCACCGTCTCTAGGGTGGGAGTTACGACACGGGtctcacaggattgttgtaagAGGTCGGTGCGATGCACACCTGAGAACAACCCTGCTCCAATCCAGCCCCCAGGAGCTGTGGCTTCCCTTCCCCAGACTCATTTTACCCCTGGGGAGCTCTAGGATTCTGTTCACAAGAGGCTGGAATTAGAGAAGACACAAGGGTCAGAGGCAGTGGTGGCTCCGAGCGCCTGGGCTTGGCAGCTGGTGCTGAGGAGGGCTGAGCACAGGGGGCACCGAACAGAAGAGTTACCTTCAAGGCGTAGTAAAGTCGCTCTGCGAAGTAGCTGTGCAGGTTCCGGGTGCATTTCACTGGCAACAGGAAAGCTCTGTTAACACTAGACGTTGTAGATGGCATTGTGTACATGTGTATTTATGTCTTGCCTTGGATCTTAAGCCTGAGCATTATGCAGTTCTCGGcctatttatttgtgtgttgCCTAGTTCCAAAACGAGAGGCTTGGCGTTGGGTGGGGTGGGACAGGGAAGGAAGCCTGGGGCACTGGGCACAGGTCCAAAGGCACGGAgcgggcaggcagagggtgaggagtAAATGCGACGCTGGCCCCTCTGAGCATGGCTCTGTCTAGCGCAGCCCTGGGCTCTTACACCCCAGAGCCAGCCTTGCCAGGAATCCAGCCACTCAGCTCCACAGAGGAGCCATAGTCATGGTGACCACTGGCCTCGGGGTGTCCACTTTACTCCTCACTTATCAGGAAGGTCCCTGCATTTGAATTTCCACGTGACAATGGGGTCCAGCCCTGGAGCACTAGGGCACCCAGGGACATCTGGCCCAGAGGGTGGGCCCCTGTTTGCTTTCATGGATGCTGCTTCAGAGATTTTGCATCTGGGTCGGGGAGCTTGGCACTTTAGCTCAGGGCAGCAGAAAGAGCGTGGGCTTTGCGTGAAGGAGGCAGGTGTTCGACTCTCCCCTGATAGCATGGTGTGACTTCATTCTTTGACCTTCCTGCTTTGCACTGTCCTTGTCTACGGGGTGAATGGTGGGAGTCTTCAAGGAGAAGTGAATAGGAAGTGCCTGGTACAGGAGGCACTGGGCACCTTTGCTTTTCCCTGCCTGAAGATTTATTCAGGAGGTTGTTCAAACTCAATGCAGGGGCTGATTTGCTGAGATTGGAGCAGGGGGCATGCTGAGCTGCTCCAACATAGACTGGTCTTTATCACAGCAGTCACAGCCTGCTGGGGACGGTCAGATGTCCCAGTCCACTCCGAAAGCCCTGGACACGTTGTGGAGTTCCCCTGGCTGCCCAGCACAGAATGGGGACAGCCTGGTGTGGAGGTGAGTGCCCTAGCCCTAGGGCCCTGACCTTGGCTCCATcatgggaaggaggagaggaaaagtccctctgcccctgggccTCAGCTCCTCACTGCACAATGACTCTCCTCACTGTGACCTCAGTTCTGCACCCCAAGATGTGGTCTGGAACAGGTCCTCCTAGGTCGACCTGATGTCGTGCTTGAGGGAAGGTTCTCAGTGCTCCCCAGCGTCACACCATCAATCACTGAGTTTGGATTCCAACTATACATCATTTCTTCAGTGAGCAACTGAGGCAGAGACCAGGCCTCTGGCTAAGGTCAAGACAGGAGACTTTCTTTAGGGCTTTATAATCAGAACCAGAATGTTCCCTGTGTGGCTGCTATGGATGAGCACAGGCCCTGGGTCAGGCATAATCCTgcaaatgtgcacacacactcacctaCTCACATATTCTCACATGCGCCATGCTCACACTCATGCTCGCATACTCACACAGCACAGGGATTATGGGGGGCAGGGCACGGCATACTGAAGACACGAGGGTAGGATAGTCCCGGTGTCCTGGGCTGAAGGGTACGTGTGTGTGTGGCCTCTAGGGCGAGGGGTCCCTTGAAGGCTGACGTAGGGACCCAGTCACTTGCTATTGCCACCCCGGGGAACTGCCCCCTTGCGGGGCCCCGTGGCTGCGGACACCTGTGTGTCTGAGCACCAAGCCCCATCTCTTACCCACTGTGAGCAtggcctcctccagggagccgTGGGTCTCACTCTTGATGCTATCCTCAATGCTCTTGCTGGCGATTTTCTCATATTCCTCAAACACTGTAGAGAGACGTTTTCTCTTAAGGGATATGTAGATCTCAGTGTGATGCCCCCAGTGTCTCAGATCTGAGACTGCACATCAATGTGTACCCCCTGACCTCCACTTGGTTGCCAGGGAAAAGGTCCAAGTCTCCCTGGCTCTCTTCCCAGCATCATGACCAGGCAAGGATGCACACTGGATGGCCCGTGTGAAGGACagtgcctcctccctccccggtACCTCTCATCAGGTGCGTGGCACTGCGTGTGCACAGGATGGTGATGAATTTCATCTCGTCGGTCCCGTGAATCTTCTCGCCTGCTGCGTACAGATCCTAGCATTGGGGCAGCCGCAAGAAGCCAGTGAAGGAGAGCAAGGAGGTGAGGGTCAGCCCCCTTCCATCCACCAGGTCAGCATTCTCCTCTCTTGCTATCCCTGAGAGGTTAAATCCCTTCTGGATACTGGGCCAGGTGCTGCTCTGGGaactcccctgcctcccctgggaCTTTGCTCTGCCTCTGGACATCTCCAAGTACTCTGCCAGCAGACCAAACTATAGTGATCTGAAGAGTCCCATCTGGTCCCCAGGCTCGTGGGCTGTTCCTGCTAGGACAGAGCTTCAGTGGACCCCTCCCAAGTCACTCTCCTTCCTGTTCCTGAGTCTCCCCAACACTTTCACTTTCCTTCTGGAACACCAGAGGGGAAAGGTCTGCAGAAAGCTGATCTGGGTCTCAGCCAAGCCTAGTGTCAAAGAAAACCCGCATGGACAGAGGGGCTGGGTGAGGCTTCCAGGCATTAGCCCCCAGAGGATGGGGCAGGTGGCCCACAGGGCGGAAGCTGTCAAGGGTGTATGTACGTAGCCTCACCTGTGCATCTTGGACGGCCTGTCCTGGGTCCACAAGGCCACTCACATCATCCCTGCTGCCCTAGGAGCAGAAGGGGTGGCCGTGTGAGACAGGCTGTCCCAGCAGAACAtctggggcagcagggagagccgggcaggagggcaggcagggctcGACGGCTTTTTGGCCATGGGGACATTAGCAGGCTAATTACCCTCTCCAGGGCCCGATTCTGTCATCTATCAAATGAGAGTAGTAGGGAGCTGGGGGATTCAGTGAGCTAAGGTAAGCGGAGTGCCAGGCATGGGGTGTGGTGTGTAGGACCTGCTAAGTGACAGGGCACTCTCCTCCCGATTCTGGGGGGCCCCCATGTGGCCGTGTCAGGGACGCGCGGGTGTGAGAATCCTCCAGCCACGCTGAGAGGTATCCAAGAAGCCCAGGCCACTGGGGCTCTACCCAGGCCCTGACCCCTCTCCACCCCAGCAGCTCTCCCCAAGAACTGCTCCCTGGAGCCCAGCTGTTCGGGTCCCTCAGGCAAGGGGTTCCCAGGAGCCTGGGCTCTGCTACCTGCAGGAGGCACACCAGGATCCTCTCCAGATAGCCGCTGGTGTCTGCTTGGATGTCTTCTTCCAGGCTGGACCCATAGTCTGCAGGGGAAACAGGACCATGAGGCACAGATCCActttcctcctcccagccctgttTCCCACACTGCTCCCAGTTAAAGGCATCTGGTAAGGACTAGTCAGTGGAGTGGGCGCACTGCCCAGGTGTCTGAATGGCAGAGGCCCCACCACCTGGCGGTCATTCAGAATGAGGAAGCAACACAGACTGCCAACCTGGCTCCAAGTGCAGGGATAGGTCAGGCCAGAGAGCCCCGCCGGGGGCTGCCTACCGAGCTCTGCTTCATCTGTGGTTTGGCAAAGCCAGAACCTTCAGGCAGATTGTCTGCCAGGCAGACCACATGGTGGCCAGGCTGGCCTCTGCTTGCCTTGCATCCCGTAGGCTCCATGATAGCTGGCCTGTGGTCCACAGCCCCCACTGCAACAGGGCCCTGCACGGTCCCCAGGGTCAGTGTGTGCCTGGCCAGGAAGGAGCCAGACCCATCCAGTACTGACACAGCCTGGGACCCACAGTGCTGCCAGGCCCTCGAGGGGCAGAGAGTTTAAGGATACATGTCGCTTTCCCCAGCAGCCCGTGGGCTTCAGGGAGCTTAGAGACCATCAGGCACAGgactgggcacacagtaggtgctcagcaccCATATGTAGAAAGGCCCAGAAAGGGTCTTTTTTAGTGAGGCCCAGTGCACTGCTTGTCCCTCATCCCCTACCAGTCTGCCAAAGCTTGTGGCCATTCCCAAGTGAGCCTTTATGTCTAGGCCCTGCGCCCCCCTTACCCTCCTCGTATGCCTTCATTATCTCCTGCAGCTGGATCTTGGTCCGAGAAGCCAGGATTTCAATGATGACACCCTCTTCGGTCCCCAAGCCCTATAGACAAAAACCTCTGTCTGCTGGAGAGCTCTGCCTGGGCTCTTCTGTCAAGAGGCGAGAGGAAGAGCCTCCGGAAGACCCGGTCAGTATCCCCCCCTCCGATGGGGGCCTCTGCTGGGGGGTGTTACTGGGGGAAATCGCCCGTGTTTGTCTCCAGGGGCTGATCCTGTGGGCAGGTGAGGCCATGGCAGAGTTCTGTCTCAACTCTGCCCTCTGTGCTGGGTGGTCTCCAGCACGTCACTCCACCTTGCTGAGCCTAGGGGCCCTCGTCAGTCCTTGGGGCCACCCCACCCCAAAGGTGGATTAGAGGGAACAGATGGGAAATGCCGGGCATGCACACCCAGTGAGTGTCCTTTCAATGGAGATAATTAGAGTTGCTGGACCCTGACTCCCTCCTCATTCTCTGCGAGTGCTCAAGAAGCGGTGGGGGTCATAGGAGATCCGAGGGACTGGACAGAGACTGCAGATGTCGTTCTGTCGTTCCTGCACACCTGGTCTGGCGCTGTCCTGAGAAGTGCTGATTCTGGCTTCCTCGTGGCCGAATGAGGGCTGAAGGCGGCCCGCCTGGTCAGCACCTTGCAGGGTGCCCGGGCTGGGCCTTCCAGAGGGTGGCTCAAGGGGAGCTCAGAGGTCCCAGTGCCAGGCTCTCTTGAGGAAGGCATCCCCAGCAGTGACCCCACCCAATCCTCCCCTACCCCACCTGCTTAGTTACCTTCATGGCATCGTGCAGCTCCTTGGCTTCATATCTATATGGTGGGTACATGAGGGCCATGATGAGCCTCTCGAACTTGCCACTCAGCTCCGACTGCAAGGTCTCAGTGAGATCCTAATGCAAGAAGAAGGAAAGGCAATGATCTGGACGTTGTGCTCCCCTGAGTGCAGGCAGCTGGGCGGCAACTGGTCCTGGAGGCTCAGGCGGGACTCCTGTGGGCTCTACCATGAGCTGATGCTGGGGTTTCTCGGGCCAGCAATGTAGCCTCTCTGAGCATCATTACCCTTACCTATGAAATGGAGATAGCGATACTCCTGCGTTATACCATTTCTTAGGGGACTGGTGCAGAGATGTGTGTGGCTCGACTCCACTCTCACGGCGGTGCTGGGCCAGTATAAGCCCGGAATACATGTTTGTCGTTGCCCACCATCAAATCCTGTCATAGCCcgtgggcactcaataaatgcaggAATGAATTAAGGAATCTATCTCATGCGTGCCTCCTTCTAAGGGCCCTGGTCTCCACAAGAAGCCACAAGGCCACACCCTGCTGATCTGCACAGCACAGCAAAGGACCAAGGGCCTTGTCagacctggatttaaatcccGACCTTGTTGCTTACAGGCTCTGGGATCTTGGGCACTTACTCTTAGAGCTTACTCTTAGAACATCAATTTCCCCTAATGCTGAATGTAAAGAATAATGCACAGGTGTGAAGattgagagaaagaaattaaaaaaaaagaaaagaaaagaaaagaaaagcgcACATTGGCGCCCCCTGGAATGTTTGGGCTTCCTCATTCACCCTCCTGCGTTAAATCTCCAAACTAAGGACACACGGTGACAGAGGCTTCTGGCAGCCACGGCTATGTGTGCCTTTGTTCCCGTGTTTAGGTTGTACCCCCAATGCTTGGCTCTATCCcggggtggtggagggagggaagagagaaaagggtcCAGCGTGTGTGCTCCATGCCTCTGGAGCTCCcttgaggcagagggagcaggcccAGACACAGAAGCTCTGCCATGAAGAGAGTGTTCCACGCCACAGGATGGAACGGAGCCTGGCTGGCACTTCTGCCCATGGGGGAAAAGAGCATCCCAGGCTCTGGGAACAGGGTGAGCAAAGCGCAGAGGCAGGGACGCAGCTCGAGGATGGGGCCATGGAGCCAAGGTAAAGGAGCTTGGTGAGAGAGACGGGGGCGGAGAGGTGGAGTGGACCGCAGAAGGCCTGCCGCCAAGCCAGGGCTGTGGGGAGCCCTAAGTAACGTAaccagataaaacacaggatgGCTTGAAAATTTTAACTTCAGATAAacaattaagaatatttttagtaTCAGTATGCCCTATATGCCCCACGCTTTTAGAAGCTGGCCTCTAGACAAGGGCCTTGTCCAGAACGAAGCTGCCTCCCGGGCTGTCTCTGGCCGCAGCAGTGCCCCTAGCCCCCCAAGGAAAGCCTCCTGTCCCCCTTTTACCTTGCCAAATTGCGCCTTGAAGGACTTGGCGATTTGCTGCCGCTGGGCGTTGCTTCTCTTCGTGAGCACATCGATGATGGCCTGCTCGTTGGTCCCTACAGGGGTGCACAGTGTGAGCACTCCCACTGTCCCCTAagggggctgaggaggagggagggcagctgCTTGGTGGCCAGGCAGTGAGGTGCTGCCCAAGGCCAGTCTCAGAAGGGTAGAATCTGAGGACCCTCTGATCATCTGATCTGCTCCGGACATCCCCCGGGGCCTTTGGTCCTCTCTCGTGCTGGTGGCAGTGGGGGCTGGTCAGGACCGAGGGCCCAGAAAACTGGATCTGAGTCCTGGCCCAGCAGCCTCATCGCCCAGAGCATCTGCTCTCTCCTTTGGGAAGTGGAGGTAACAGCAGTGATCTCACAGGAAGTAGAGGTCATGAACATGCTGCCAAGTTCATCTAGAAAGGATGGCAAGCCCTGGCTGGCCTCAGGAATGTGCCTCCTGGAGACCGGAAGGAGGCTGCCTGTGCCCAGCCCAAGCAGAGCCGGGAAGCCCAGTTCAGCCCCACAGAACTCCCAAACTCATCCCATCCAGAATTCACAGTGACACACAGGTCCAGAGTCCCCGAGGCCATTCTGTGAGTACGAAAGCTCGGACAAGTGGGGTAAAGTTGCCTACGTAAGGGTGCACGGGCACGCACAGCTGATGGCGTCTCCTTCTCACCCCTATGACTCAGGGAGGCACAGCCACCCTCCCTCTTCTCCAGCCGTCGGGGGGGAGGTGTAGACCAGTACTGGGGTGGGGGCTCCCGCGTGGGCTGGGAGTCCGTCTCGGGAGCATGGTGTCCCCTGGCTGCCcccctccagagctgtgaggctCGCAGTCTTGAGCAGAGCGGACAGACCCCAGAGAGGCCCAGTGCTCCGGGGGAAGGTCTGCAGACATCCACTTACCGATCCCCTTCATGGCTTTGTAGAGGGTCTCTGCGTCGGGGTCCGGATTAAAGTGGGGGCTGCCCTTCACCGTAACCCCCTCCTGTTCTATCTGCAAAAGAACGCAGGCTTGTTCAAAGTGggaatgctgggggtgggggcacagggggCAGACCAGATCACCAGCCCATCGTGCGGCCTGTCCTGCAGAGTGAGCACCAGCTCAGCCCCTGCAGGCCAGCGGCTGAGGCTCgtgtccctcctgcccctgcttggCATGGCTCTCCCTGACCGTCCACCTTGGATGAAGCGAGGCCTGAGGGGGTCTACAGCTTCTGGATGTGACAGTTACCAACAGATATGTGTTGAGGAAGGGGCACCTTGGTCCACTTGGCACCAAGTTGCCATATGGCTCTCTCACATCGGGGCTGTGGAagcctggggggtgggagtggaggccCCATGTGCCCATTAGCTGCCTCGGCTAAGGGGAGGCCTGTCCTGTCAGCTCGGCCCTTAAGGGAGGAAGGAGGTGCCTCTTGAGGAGGGTGAGGCAGGGCCAAGCTGGTGAGCATCCAGGGCCATCCTGGGAGAGGAATCTCAGCCTTCAGCACCAGCGCCAGTCCTGCGGAGTTGGGGTTTGCCGACTCTGGAAAGTGGCTGACACTGTGGCCACTTTCAGAGCCACCACCCAGCCTTTGGCgtcaggaggagggaagaagcgGGAGGAAGTCCTAGGAGGGGGAGCTGGCCCGAGAGAGGACCTGCAGTGGTTTTATTGGGGTGACAGGCACAGTAATGAGCATGGCTGTGCTCTCCTGGCCACCTGGCGGTCTTCAGAAGGGGCCTGCAGTTTTCCCTGCCTCAGCCTTCTTGCCAGACCTGTTCTTGGATCTTTTGTGATGAGACTTCGGAGGCTGGGGGGAGGTTTACCTGGAGTAACGGGAGCTTAGGAGGAGGAGCGGTGGGGGCACCGCAGGGTGTGAGTACAGGGGGTACAAAGGAACATGAAGGGCAGTATGTCCTATAGGAGGTAGCTTTCTTGGGGTTTGGCAGGCTGCATCAAATCTCCTGGGGGGTCTGTGGCTCAGGCTAGCCATTCAGAGGAGTCAGCTGTGTAGGGAAGCTACCATTAAGTGAGGGTACCCTGAGAGACCATAGCCTGCCTGGCCTGGCTGTGAGGGGTTGCTGGTTCCCCTCTGGGCTCTGTGGGACTGCTATGTCACCTCCACAGAATGGCTCTTTGATTCATAGGCTGGCACCAGCCAGAACCACAGAAGCCACAAAACctctcctgcccccgcccccgccctggggtgtgggctctggatcAGGCCAAGCCTCTCCCAGCTAGTGTCATCTGAGGGCAAGCAgcaggccctgcccacccccaccccccgagctCCCTCCAACACCATCGACAGGCAGTGCCGTCAGTGGGAAAGGACCACCTACCCCCAAAGCACAAGGACAATAAGCGAGTAAGGACAGGCTTCATGGAGCTGAGTGTGCTGCTTTGAGAGTGTGCAGACAAGGTTGGGAAGAGAGGCATGGTTTGAGCTCAAGCTGCCTTCTTTCTGAGAAGTCACAAGAAGGTAGAGAGCCAGGGCACCCGGCTGAGCATCCTGATAGCCTAGGGCCTTTGCAAGTCCACAGGCTCATGGAGGACAGAAGGTTAGGT from Neomonachus schauinslandi chromosome 6, ASM220157v2, whole genome shotgun sequence includes:
- the LOC110589270 gene encoding annexin A8 isoform X3 yields the protein MAWWKAWDLTETLQSELSGKFERLIMALMYPPYRYEAKELHDAMKGLGTEEGVIIEILASRTKIQLQEIMKAYEEDYGSSLEEDIQADTSGYLERILVCLLQGSRDDVSGLVDPGQAVQDAQDLYAAGEKIHGTDEMKFITILCTRSATHLMRVFEEYEKIASKSIEDSIKSETHGSLEEAMLTVVKCTRNLHSYFAERLYYALKGAGTCDGTLIRNIVSRSEIDLNLIKCQFTKMYGKTLSSMIVGDTSGDYKNALLNLVGSDS
- the LOC110589270 gene encoding annexin A8 isoform X2: MAWWKAWIEQEGVTVKGSPHFNPDPDAETLYKAMKGIGTNEQAIIDVLTKRSNAQRQQIAKSFKAQFGKDLTETLQSELSGKFERLIMALMYPPYRYEAKELHDAMKGSRDDVSGLVDPGQAVQDAQDLYAAGEKIHGTDEMKFITILCTRSATHLMRVFEEYEKIASKSIEDSIKSETHGSLEEAMLTVVKCTRNLHSYFAERLYYALKGAGTCDGTLIRNIVSRSEIDLNLIKCQFTKMYGKTLSSMIVGDTSGDYKNALLNLVGSDS
- the LOC110589270 gene encoding annexin A8 isoform X1 encodes the protein MAWWKAWIEQEGVTVKGSPHFNPDPDAETLYKAMKGIGTNEQAIIDVLTKRSNAQRQQIAKSFKAQFGKDLTETLQSELSGKFERLIMALMYPPYRYEAKELHDAMKGLGTEEGVIIEILASRTKIQLQEIMKAYEEDYGSSLEEDIQADTSGYLERILVCLLQGSRDDVSGLVDPGQAVQDAQDLYAAGEKIHGTDEMKFITILCTRSATHLMRVFEEYEKIASKSIEDSIKSETHGSLEEAMLTVVKCTRNLHSYFAERLYYALKGAGTCDGTLIRNIVSRSEIDLNLIKCQFTKMYGKTLSSMIVGDTSGDYKNALLNLVGSDS